The nucleotide window AGGATTATTAATGCCGAAGGCCTCATCCTCGGTAGGCTCGCCTCTAAAGTTGCGAAGATGCTCTTAGAGGGCGAGGAGGTCGTCATAGTCAACGCCGAGAAGGCAGTCATAACCGGCAATCGCGAGGATATCTTCGCAAAGTACAAGCAGAGGACCGAGCTCAGGACCCTTACCAATCCGAGGAGGGGACCATTCTACCCGAAGAGGAGCGATGAGATAGTCAGGAGGACTATCAGGGGCATGCTCCCCTGGAAGACTGACAGGGGAAGGAAGGCCTTCAAGAGGCTAAAGGTCTACGTTGGCATCCCCAAGGAGTTCCAGGGCAAGGAGCTCGAGACCATAATGGAAGCCCACGTGTCGAGGCTGGCCACCCCCAAATACGTGACCGTTGGCGAGGTCGCTAAGTTCCTTGGTGGAAAGTTCTGAGGTGGTGGAGAATGAGGATAATCCAGACGAGCGGCAAGAGGAAGACTGCCATTGCGAGGGCCGTTATTAGGGAAGGCAAGGGAAGGGTTAGAATAAATGGCAAGCCCGTTGAGCTCGTGGAGCCCGAAATAGCGAGGTTCACTATCCTTGAGCCGTTAATCCTGGCTGGAGAGGAGGTATGGAACAGTGTTGACATCGACGTCAGGGTCCAGGGTGGCGGCTTCATGGGCCAGGCTGAGGCCGCCCGCATAGCCATAGCTAGGGCGCTCGTCGAGTGGACCAACGATATGAACCTCAAGGAGAAGTTCATGAAGTACGACAGAACCATGCTCGTCGGTGACCCCAGAAGGACGGAGCCTCACAAACCCAACCGCTCCACCAAAGGTCCGAGAGCTAAGAGACAGAAGTCCTACCGCTGACCTTTCCGTTAACTTTAAAAACTCTTTCCCCGGCAGAACGGATAGGGTGATGGGGTTGATAATCCCCGTTAGGTGTTTCACGTGCGGAAAGGTTATCGGAGACAAATACTATGAGTTTAAGGCAAGGGTCGAGGCCGGGGAGGACCCTGAGAAGGTCCTCGATGATCTCGGCCTCGAGAGGTATTGCTGCAGGAGGATGCTCCTTAGCCATGTCGAGCTCATCGACGACATAATGCACTACCGAGTATATTGAAAACCCCCTTTCTGTGGGGCCGTGGGGTAGCTTGGTCTATCCTCCCGGCCTGGGGCGCCGGAGACCCGGGTTCAAATCCCGGCGGCCCCACCAAAAAATTTCCGGGTGGTCGGCGTGTTTAAGTACACGAGGTTCGAGAAGGCGAGGATTATAGGGGCGAGGGCTCTGCAAATATCCATGGGAGCACCAATCCTGATAGATGTGCCAGAGGGCATCACTCCTCTTGAGGCCGCGATACTCGAGTTTGAGAAGGGAGTTATCCCCATAACAGTCATAAGGCCGAGCTGATGACCATGAGCGTCATTCAGAACGTGGTCGGCAGGGTCGCGGTGCTTAGGGGCGGCAAGTATTCAGTTGAAGTTGATGTTATAACGAGCGATGGTTTTGGGAGGTTCGCCGCCCCCATAGAGGAGAATCCCACCCTCCACATAGCCGAGGCCAGGAGGGCCGTCAGCGAGGTGGATGAGATAATAGGGCCGGAGCTCATAGGCTTTGACTCCGTGGAGCAGGAGTTGATAGATAGCTACCTCTGGGAGATAGACGGGACGGATGACTTAAGCCATATAGGGGCCAACACGGCCCTCGCCGTCTCGGTGGCCGTCGCTAAGGCTTCCGCAAACTCCAAGGCCATACCCCTATACTCTTACATCGGCGGGACTTTCACCACGGAGCTCCCCGTCCCGATACTTCGCTTCGCCTCCGACGAGTCCTTTGACTACTACATGGTAGTTAGAGACCTCCTCGAGATAACTGACGTCGTTGATGCCGTGTCGAAGGTGCTTGAGGCCGCGGATTCAATAACCCTCGAAACCCTCTCCAAGGCCTCGGAGAAGGTTGGGGACGAGCTGGGCCTTGAGGTGTCTCTCGGTATCGGTATGAAGATGCCAATGGGGACTGAGGAAGTGCTCGCCCTCGTGGAGGACAATAATGTTGCGTACATAAAGCCCCTGGGGGAGGAGGAGCTGTTCCTCGAGCTAATAGCCGGAACGCACGGTGTCTTCGTTGATGGGGAGTACCTCTTTCGGACTAAGAATATCCTTGATAGGCGCTACTACAACGCTCTCTCCATAAAGCCCATAAATCTGGGCACGCTCACCGACTTGTACAACCTTGTAAACGACGCTAAGGCCGAGAGAATAACTCCTATCCTC belongs to Pyrococcus yayanosii CH1 and includes:
- a CDS encoding DNA-directed RNA polymerase subunit K — translated: MFKYTRFEKARIIGARALQISMGAPILIDVPEGITPLEAAILEFEKGVIPITVIRPS
- a CDS encoding DNA-directed RNA polymerase subunit N — its product is MIIPVRCFTCGKVIGDKYYEFKARVEAGEDPEKVLDDLGLERYCCRRMLLSHVELIDDIMHYRVY
- a CDS encoding 30S ribosomal protein S9, giving the protein MRIIQTSGKRKTAIARAVIREGKGRVRINGKPVELVEPEIARFTILEPLILAGEEVWNSVDIDVRVQGGGFMGQAEAARIAIARALVEWTNDMNLKEKFMKYDRTMLVGDPRRTEPHKPNRSTKGPRAKRQKSYR
- the rplM gene encoding 50S ribosomal protein L13, with amino-acid sequence MRIINAEGLILGRLASKVAKMLLEGEEVVIVNAEKAVITGNREDIFAKYKQRTELRTLTNPRRGPFYPKRSDEIVRRTIRGMLPWKTDRGRKAFKRLKVYVGIPKEFQGKELETIMEAHVSRLATPKYVTVGEVAKFLGGKF